From Rhinolophus sinicus isolate RSC01 linkage group LG15, ASM3656204v1, whole genome shotgun sequence, the proteins below share one genomic window:
- the SKA2 gene encoding spindle and kinetochore-associated protein 2, which translates to MEEEVDKLELMFQKADSDLDYIQYRVEYEIKTNHPDSAGEKNPVTLLKELSAIKSRYQTLHARFKPIAVEQKETKTRICTTLNKTATMIQELQKQIDLELSPLTEEEKTAAQQLKSHMSDL; encoded by the exons ATGGAGGAGGAGGTCGATAAGCTGGAATTGATG TTCCAGAAAGCTGACTCTGATCTGGATTACATTCAATACAGGGTGGAATATGAAATCAAGACTAATCATCCTGATTCTGCAGGCGAG aAAAATCCTGTTACACTCTTAAAGGAATTGTCAGCAATAAAGTCTCGATATCAAACTTTGCATGCACGCTTTAAACCAATTGCTGTCGAGCAGAAAGAGACTAAGACACGCATTTGTACTACTTTGAATAAAACTGCGACCATGATACAAGAACTACAAAAGCAAATAGACCTGGAG CTGTCACCATTGactgaagaagagaaaactgCAGCACAGCAATTAAAATCTCACATGTCAGACTTATGA